A genomic region of Hydrogenovibrio crunogenus contains the following coding sequences:
- the fmt gene encoding methionyl-tRNA formyltransferase, translated as MTQPLRIIFAGTPDFSVPPLKTLIDSEHEVVAVYTQPDRPAGRGRKLTASPVKQTALEHGIPVYQPMSLKTPEAQAELEALQADVMIVVAYGLILPKAVLDMPKYGCLNIHASILPRWRGAAPIQRAIQMGDAETGVTIMQMDVGLDTGDMLTILKTPIMPEDTAQTLHDRLSALGCDALMTTLNDLQAGNLSPVQQDESQVTYAEKLNKAEAEIDWQASAQTLARQVQAFNPWPVAFTQYQGQPLRIWQAEIGDASTQKSPGLVVSVSKAGMEVATGKGSLLIKQVQPSGKKAMPAYDFAQARQLIGQTLG; from the coding sequence ATGACACAGCCCCTTAGAATCATTTTCGCCGGCACGCCGGACTTTTCGGTGCCCCCCCTTAAAACCTTGATTGACTCCGAGCATGAAGTGGTGGCGGTTTACACCCAACCCGACCGACCGGCAGGACGAGGTCGGAAACTCACTGCCAGCCCCGTGAAACAGACCGCGTTAGAGCACGGCATTCCTGTTTACCAACCTATGTCACTCAAAACGCCTGAAGCGCAAGCGGAATTAGAAGCGCTTCAGGCCGATGTGATGATTGTGGTGGCGTATGGCCTAATACTTCCCAAAGCCGTTTTAGACATGCCTAAATATGGCTGTTTAAACATTCACGCCTCGATTTTACCTCGATGGCGGGGTGCGGCCCCCATTCAGCGTGCAATTCAAATGGGGGACGCTGAAACGGGTGTGACCATTATGCAAATGGATGTGGGACTGGATACTGGAGATATGCTCACCATCTTAAAAACCCCCATCATGCCCGAAGATACCGCACAAACCTTACATGATCGTTTAAGTGCGCTAGGATGTGACGCACTGATGACAACATTGAATGACCTACAAGCCGGCAACCTGTCTCCTGTCCAACAAGATGAAAGCCAAGTCACCTATGCTGAAAAGCTCAATAAAGCGGAGGCCGAGATTGATTGGCAGGCCTCCGCACAGACTTTAGCTCGTCAAGTACAAGCCTTTAATCCTTGGCCGGTTGCGTTTACGCAATACCAAGGCCAACCTTTGCGTATCTGGCAAGCTGAAATCGGCGATGCTTCAACCCAAAAATCACCAGGTCTGGTCGTTTCTGTCAGCAAAGCAGGGATGGAAGTCGCCACTGGCAAAGGGTCATTATTGATTAAACAAGTGCAACCTTCAGGTAAAAAAGCCATGCCCGCTTATGACTTTGCGCAAGCGCGTCAGCTGATTGGCCAAACATTAGGATAA
- the def gene encoding peptide deformylase, translated as MDKLDIVLYPDEGLREVCKPVPEMTDELDKLIDEMFYTMYDAPGIGLAAPQVAVQQRLIVVDISETKDEPIALLNPEIVKTAGKITWEEGCLSIPGIYAKVDRPSDILVRGMDRDGKTIEFEANELLAVCIQHEIDHLNGKLFIDHLSGLKRTRAIQKFKKEMAVQANS; from the coding sequence ATGGATAAACTCGATATTGTTCTCTACCCTGATGAAGGATTAAGAGAGGTTTGCAAGCCCGTTCCTGAAATGACAGACGAACTGGACAAGCTCATAGATGAGATGTTTTACACCATGTATGATGCACCGGGAATCGGCTTAGCCGCGCCTCAAGTAGCCGTACAGCAACGCTTGATTGTGGTTGACATCTCTGAAACCAAAGACGAACCCATTGCTTTATTGAACCCGGAAATCGTCAAAACCGCAGGCAAAATCACTTGGGAGGAAGGCTGTCTTTCTATCCCGGGGATTTATGCAAAAGTCGACCGACCCTCAGACATACTGGTTCGTGGCATGGATCGAGATGGCAAAACGATCGAATTCGAAGCCAACGAACTGTTAGCGGTATGCATTCAACATGAAATTGATCATTTAAACGGCAAATTGTTTATTGATCATCTTTCTGGATTAAAGCGAACCCGGGCGATTCAAAAATTTAAAAAAGAAATGGCAGTACAAGCAAACTCATGA
- the dprA gene encoding DNA-processing protein DprA: protein MSDLDNLHDWLLLHFARVNAKQLPQITSYFGSISQAMAASQASWQSSQLLTPKQLERLFDPGNDVLISEAVTWSHQPEQTILTLEDASYPELLKRISDPPILLYVRGDVSLLSEPQLAIVGSRNASKQGRLTAMDFAQYLASVGLTITSGLASGIDKAAHDGALQAEASNSDGMQGTTVAVVATGLDRVYPAANRELARQIAQNGALVSEYPLGTKPMAHFFPQRNRIISGLSVGTLVVEAALKSGSLITARTAVEQDREVFAVPGSINNPQAKGCHQLIRQGAKLVESGQDILEELSAILQLSLNAPSNAQEAPYNEKNKEEEPGNLLRYIEFDPIGLDELAVLSKLPVSDIQSQLLMLELDGRIEALSAGRWRRLT, encoded by the coding sequence ATGTCTGATTTAGACAACTTGCATGACTGGCTTTTATTACACTTTGCGCGCGTCAATGCAAAGCAATTGCCTCAAATTACATCTTATTTCGGCAGTATCTCACAAGCGATGGCTGCCTCGCAAGCGAGTTGGCAATCGAGTCAATTATTAACGCCTAAACAGCTTGAGCGTTTGTTCGACCCTGGCAATGACGTTCTTATCTCTGAGGCTGTTACTTGGTCACATCAGCCGGAACAAACCATTTTGACGTTAGAAGATGCGAGCTACCCTGAGTTACTGAAACGTATTTCAGACCCACCGATTTTGCTTTATGTCAGAGGGGATGTCAGTTTGCTCTCCGAACCTCAATTGGCGATTGTCGGCAGTCGGAATGCTTCTAAACAGGGACGCTTAACGGCCATGGACTTTGCACAGTATCTGGCCAGTGTCGGGTTAACAATCACCAGTGGGTTGGCGTCGGGTATTGATAAAGCGGCTCATGACGGTGCTTTGCAAGCAGAGGCTTCAAACTCGGACGGGATGCAAGGCACAACGGTCGCGGTGGTTGCAACCGGGCTCGATCGGGTTTACCCAGCAGCAAACCGAGAACTTGCACGTCAAATTGCCCAAAATGGCGCACTTGTATCAGAATACCCTCTGGGCACCAAACCCATGGCCCATTTTTTTCCACAACGTAACCGTATTATTTCCGGACTCAGCGTCGGCACTTTGGTCGTCGAAGCGGCATTGAAAAGTGGGTCGCTGATTACCGCTAGAACCGCTGTTGAACAAGATCGGGAAGTGTTCGCCGTGCCGGGTTCTATTAATAATCCCCAGGCAAAAGGATGTCACCAGTTGATTCGACAAGGAGCAAAATTGGTGGAATCAGGACAAGACATTTTGGAAGAACTATCCGCCATTTTACAATTATCCTTAAATGCTCCCTCTAATGCGCAAGAGGCACCGTATAACGAAAAAAATAAAGAGGAAGAACCGGGGAATCTTTTGCGTTATATTGAATTTGATCCTATCGGCTTGGATGAGTTGGCTGTACTCAGTAAGCTTCCTGTATCGGATATTCAGAGTCAATTGCTGATGTTGGAATTGGATGGTCGAATAGAGGCCTTATCGGCCGGAAGATGGCGTCGTTTGACTTAA
- a CDS encoding response regulator: protein MKQANLLIVEDDLISLKLLQSFLKTENYNLYIANDGEEASHLIRQKPKDFFHCIISDYLMPNKDGIQLLEELKEDPEYKKIPFILQTSANSEAEIQRGINAGAFYYLIKPITKETLISVVNAALKDFKNHREALTTIEGINTAFPLMKSGHFQFQTLDEAKHLSNFIAFLTKDPDSIGIGYLELMINAVEHGNLGITYDEKTQLINEARLHDEIAYRLSLPENQKKYVSVDLDHSDSDLTVTITDMGTGFDYEKYLEFSIDRAMDNHGRGIMMANKLSFDALEYSEGGRKVSCKTAQLKI, encoded by the coding sequence ATGAAACAAGCCAATTTACTGATTGTAGAAGACGATTTAATCAGTTTAAAACTGCTTCAAAGCTTTCTAAAAACAGAAAACTATAATTTATACATTGCCAATGATGGGGAGGAAGCTTCTCATCTCATTCGCCAAAAACCTAAAGATTTCTTCCACTGCATCATTTCCGATTATCTAATGCCAAATAAAGATGGCATTCAGTTGCTGGAAGAGCTTAAAGAAGACCCTGAATACAAAAAAATTCCGTTTATTCTGCAAACCTCTGCCAACAGCGAAGCAGAAATTCAACGCGGGATTAATGCTGGCGCATTCTACTATCTAATTAAGCCAATTACCAAAGAAACCTTAATTTCAGTTGTTAATGCGGCTTTAAAAGACTTTAAAAATCATCGGGAAGCGCTTACCACCATAGAGGGAATCAACACCGCCTTCCCTCTAATGAAAAGTGGACACTTTCAATTCCAGACGCTTGATGAAGCCAAACATCTGTCAAACTTTATCGCGTTTCTTACCAAGGATCCGGATAGCATCGGGATTGGTTATTTAGAATTAATGATCAATGCCGTTGAGCATGGTAACTTAGGCATTACCTACGACGAAAAAACTCAGTTGATCAATGAAGCACGCCTGCACGATGAAATTGCTTATCGACTCAGCTTACCGGAAAACCAGAAAAAGTATGTCTCAGTCGACTTAGATCACTCTGATTCTGACCTGACGGTCACGATTACGGATATGGGCACTGGGTTTGACTATGAAAAATATTTAGAGTTCTCCATTGACCGCGCCATGGATAACCATGGACGGGGAATCATGATGGCCAACAAATTGAGTTTTGACGCACTGGAATATTCGGAAGGTGGTCGTAAGGTCAGCTGCAAAACCGCCCAGTTAAAGATTTAA
- the topA gene encoding type I DNA topoisomerase — MTNLVIVESPAKAKTIEKYLGKGFTVRSSYGHIRDIQKKGMGIDIENGFMPNYEISPDKKKTVTELRKLTKEAETVWLATDEDREGEAIAWHLAEALKLDVNDTKRIVFHEITKTAIQKAIAEPRKVDMDLVEAQQARRILDRIVGFELSPILWKKIRTGLSAGRVQSVAVRLIVEREREIDAFESDYVYRLQGTLDILDDSQQVVGTVEVKRGAAFKTEEEAQAYLEQAKSAALTVSALEEKPAKKSPKAPFTTSTLQQEASSKLGFSVKQTMMIAQRLYESGKITYMRTDSVNLSEEAIQKAHDEIVSEFGKSYSKTRRYKTKNADAQEAHEAIRPTDFSVKSVTGERNEQRLYQLIWRRAIASQMADAQLKRTNVDIALEGMPAEKLVAKGEVITFDGFLKVYNLDDDAKEGQLPPLKVGQALKLGELIVRQSFSRPPARYNEASLVRTLEEMGIGRPSTYAPTIDTIQQRGYVVKEDREGRQREYRQLSLTADGMDVNTLTETTGTEKNKLFPTDIAGIVTDFLVKHFGDVLDYQFTASVESEFDIIAQGKESWQEMLTKFYQQFHPRVDAAEDVSREEAGQSRALGDDPKTGKPMFVKIGRFGPYVQLGDGENEEKPTFASLMPGQKMDTLKLEEALELFKLPREVGEMPESFSAKAVDGTEFAVEKGQMIIAKQGPFGPYLEYGPKKYAPIKGFDPLSIELEDAVALIESKIVTEAEKIIKVFPGTDVKILKGRWGPYITDVTTKKNAKIKKDEEALELSLEECQKRLDEAPEPKKRGRAAAKKKTPAKKATAKKTTTKKPAAKKKPAAKKTPAKKPARKTPAKKTSD; from the coding sequence ATGACGAATTTGGTGATAGTGGAGTCTCCTGCTAAAGCTAAGACCATTGAAAAATACTTGGGCAAAGGGTTTACCGTTCGTTCAAGCTATGGCCATATCCGTGACATCCAGAAAAAAGGGATGGGGATTGATATTGAAAATGGTTTTATGCCGAATTACGAAATTTCGCCGGATAAAAAGAAGACCGTTACCGAATTGCGCAAACTAACCAAAGAAGCTGAAACTGTTTGGCTGGCAACGGATGAGGACCGCGAAGGGGAAGCCATTGCATGGCACCTAGCGGAAGCCTTAAAGCTAGATGTTAATGATACCAAACGTATTGTGTTTCATGAAATTACCAAAACGGCGATACAAAAAGCCATAGCCGAACCCCGTAAAGTGGATATGGACTTGGTTGAAGCGCAACAAGCCCGTCGTATTCTCGATCGTATCGTCGGGTTTGAGTTATCCCCTATTTTATGGAAAAAAATTCGAACAGGGTTGTCTGCCGGTCGTGTTCAATCTGTCGCTGTGCGTTTGATTGTTGAGAGAGAAAGAGAAATCGATGCATTTGAGTCGGATTATGTGTATCGCCTTCAAGGAACGTTGGATATTTTAGATGACAGCCAACAGGTCGTTGGAACGGTTGAGGTGAAGCGAGGCGCTGCCTTTAAGACGGAAGAAGAAGCGCAAGCCTATTTGGAACAAGCGAAATCGGCGGCATTGACGGTTTCGGCATTGGAAGAAAAACCGGCGAAAAAATCACCGAAAGCTCCTTTTACAACATCCACCCTGCAACAGGAAGCGTCTTCAAAACTGGGCTTTTCTGTCAAGCAGACCATGATGATTGCACAGCGTTTGTACGAGTCCGGGAAGATTACCTATATGCGTACCGACTCAGTCAATCTATCTGAGGAAGCCATTCAGAAGGCACATGATGAAATTGTCTCAGAGTTTGGCAAGTCTTATTCTAAAACGCGTCGCTATAAAACCAAAAATGCCGATGCGCAGGAAGCGCATGAAGCCATTCGACCGACTGATTTTTCAGTCAAGTCAGTGACGGGGGAACGCAATGAACAGCGTCTCTACCAGTTAATTTGGCGACGAGCGATTGCTTCTCAAATGGCAGATGCACAGTTAAAAAGAACCAATGTAGACATTGCTCTTGAAGGCATGCCTGCTGAAAAGCTGGTGGCGAAGGGTGAAGTCATTACGTTTGACGGTTTTCTGAAAGTTTATAACCTGGATGATGATGCTAAGGAAGGGCAATTACCACCATTGAAAGTCGGGCAGGCTTTGAAGTTAGGTGAATTGATTGTGAGACAGAGCTTTTCTAGACCTCCAGCTCGTTATAATGAGGCCAGCTTGGTTCGTACGCTGGAAGAAATGGGAATTGGCCGTCCTTCTACTTATGCGCCAACCATTGATACCATTCAACAGCGGGGATATGTGGTCAAAGAAGATCGGGAAGGGCGACAACGTGAGTATCGTCAATTGTCGCTGACGGCTGATGGTATGGACGTGAATACGCTGACCGAAACGACGGGAACGGAAAAGAATAAGCTCTTTCCAACCGATATCGCCGGGATCGTCACCGACTTTTTGGTGAAACATTTTGGTGATGTACTGGATTATCAGTTTACAGCCTCGGTGGAATCTGAATTCGACATCATTGCGCAGGGCAAAGAGTCTTGGCAGGAGATGTTGACCAAGTTTTACCAGCAGTTCCACCCTCGAGTGGACGCTGCAGAAGATGTTTCCAGAGAAGAAGCGGGGCAGTCGCGTGCTTTAGGAGATGACCCAAAAACCGGTAAACCGATGTTCGTTAAAATCGGACGGTTTGGTCCTTATGTGCAATTAGGCGATGGTGAAAATGAAGAGAAACCGACCTTTGCCAGCTTGATGCCTGGGCAAAAGATGGACACGCTAAAATTAGAAGAAGCATTGGAGCTGTTCAAATTACCGCGTGAAGTCGGTGAGATGCCGGAGTCGTTTTCCGCCAAAGCGGTTGATGGCACTGAGTTTGCCGTTGAAAAAGGGCAAATGATTATTGCCAAACAAGGCCCTTTCGGTCCGTACTTGGAATACGGTCCGAAAAAATATGCGCCAATTAAAGGGTTTGACCCTCTGAGTATTGAACTGGAAGATGCCGTCGCATTGATTGAGTCGAAAATCGTAACTGAAGCGGAAAAAATTATTAAGGTTTTCCCTGGAACCGATGTGAAGATTTTAAAAGGTCGGTGGGGGCCTTATATCACAGATGTGACAACGAAAAAGAACGCGAAAATCAAAAAAGATGAAGAGGCATTGGAACTTAGCCTAGAAGAGTGTCAAAAACGTTTGGACGAAGCGCCAGAACCGAAAAAACGTGGGCGAGCGGCGGCGAAAAAGAAAACGCCTGCTAAAAAAGCTACCGCTAAAAAAACCACCACCAAGAAGCCAGCGGCTAAGAAAAAACCGGCGGCGAAAAAAACGCCTGCTAAAAAACCAGCGCGTAAAACGCCAGCCAAAAAGACGTCTGACTAG
- a CDS encoding sensor domain-containing diguanylate cyclase, with protein MKTGNSSSFRYFSAFFLIVFGFLFMASQYPIAPITEVDINWNLYFQIAIALFFLFAFIGYKRFQKLNQDTLRQAEETKQKLRTLKRQHELEKKRLSFVLDCGRLAYWEWDIKNNQAYFSDLWQDMIGFTQHDFPQDLHAWQARIHPLDQEQVQKKLLKLLSHQITDYEDTHRVMDVNGEYIWVYDRGQTITNELGNVEKLSCVRLNITQQKQLEEELTLDKILLENTQEAIAITNENLSFIRTNPAFHDAFGLTQSDLAKMTLKDLLDNLQDEPPQDILSQVDKDLAWRGELTLHHTNGELARSSLVDCQKVIHQTTQTTHYALVYTDITELKQTQQELSFLANTDIVTGLPNRNYFYQALDEWLQAFKNSGNKFTLMFLDLDNFKTVNDTLGHDTGDHLLKSVSELIAEHIAEDTLFARVGGDEFVILCRAYTTPEQLNEIGNNLNQLLSQPFKIGDHEIKIGSSIGIALFPDHGSTKETLLKHADQAMYQAKNAGKGRYKIYQAW; from the coding sequence ATGAAGACAGGTAATTCTTCTTCATTTCGCTACTTTTCTGCTTTTTTTCTGATCGTTTTCGGCTTTTTATTTATGGCCTCTCAGTACCCTATTGCCCCGATCACGGAAGTCGACATTAATTGGAATCTGTACTTTCAAATTGCCATCGCGTTATTCTTTTTATTCGCTTTTATCGGCTATAAACGATTCCAAAAACTCAACCAAGACACCCTAAGACAAGCGGAAGAAACCAAGCAAAAACTCCGAACTCTCAAACGGCAACATGAATTGGAAAAAAAGCGATTATCTTTCGTCTTAGATTGTGGGCGCCTAGCGTATTGGGAATGGGACATCAAAAACAATCAAGCGTATTTTTCAGATTTATGGCAAGACATGATCGGCTTTACACAGCATGACTTTCCGCAAGACTTACACGCCTGGCAAGCCCGTATCCATCCGCTGGATCAAGAACAGGTCCAAAAAAAGCTCCTGAAACTTCTCAGCCACCAAATAACCGATTACGAAGACACTCATCGCGTCATGGACGTCAATGGAGAGTATATTTGGGTATATGATCGCGGACAAACCATCACCAATGAGCTCGGCAATGTTGAAAAATTAAGTTGCGTCCGCTTAAACATCACTCAACAAAAACAATTGGAAGAAGAGCTGACGCTAGATAAAATCTTACTTGAAAACACTCAGGAAGCCATTGCGATTACCAATGAAAACTTATCCTTTATTCGTACGAATCCCGCCTTCCATGACGCGTTTGGCTTAACGCAGTCCGACTTGGCTAAAATGACGCTCAAAGATCTGTTGGATAATTTACAGGACGAACCACCACAGGACATTTTAAGCCAAGTGGACAAGGACCTGGCTTGGCGCGGTGAATTGACACTACACCACACCAACGGCGAGTTGGCTCGCTCCAGTTTGGTGGATTGCCAAAAGGTCATTCACCAAACCACTCAGACAACGCATTATGCTTTGGTTTATACCGATATTACGGAATTAAAACAAACCCAACAGGAGTTGAGTTTTTTAGCAAATACAGACATTGTCACCGGGTTACCGAACCGAAATTACTTTTATCAGGCGCTAGATGAATGGCTGCAAGCCTTTAAGAATTCTGGCAACAAGTTTACTTTGATGTTTTTAGATTTAGATAACTTCAAAACTGTCAATGATACTCTGGGACATGATACGGGAGATCATCTGCTTAAATCGGTGAGCGAACTCATCGCTGAACATATCGCCGAAGACACATTATTTGCTCGTGTAGGTGGGGATGAATTTGTGATTTTGTGCCGTGCTTACACCACACCTGAACAACTCAATGAAATTGGTAACAATCTCAATCAACTACTCAGTCAGCCCTTCAAAATTGGTGACCATGAAATTAAAATTGGTTCCAGTATTGGCATCGCCCTTTTCCCGGATCACGGTTCAACCAAAGAAACCTTGCTGAAGCATGCCGACCAAGCGATGTACCAAGCAAAAAATGCAGGAAAAGGCCGTTATAAAATCTACCAGGCCTGGTAG
- the argS gene encoding arginine--tRNA ligase codes for MKHQVAEILSEVIDQFKQEGILDASFQPRVNVENTRDKSHGDFATNLAMMLTKVVGKPPREVAEMIVARLPTSEVIEKVEIAGPGFINFFVLDVAKFDVLSSILEAGDTFGECNVGQGRSVLVEYVSANPTGPLHVGHGRGAAYGASVASLLSKAGFRVSREYYVNDAGRQMDILAASTWLRYLQHCGEELIFPSNGYKGDYIFDIAQSLYEEKGDALRQSAESVFEGVADDEVTNAEGETLGDKEKHIDDLIEKAKALLGEEHYRVVFDKALEAILGDIREDLAEFGVEFENWFSERSLMDSGVIDAALEKLQAAGKIYEKKGALWFKSSEYGDEKDRVVVRENGLKTYFASDIAYHFNKLERGFDVLIDIWGSDHHGYVPRVKAAMQALDTNPDALEVLLVQFAVLYRGGEKLAMSTRSGQFVTLRELRDEVGADAARFFYVQRKSEQHMDFDLDLAKSKSNENPVYYIQYAHARICQVLSLAEERGYQLDTEMGLANLNRLTQEPEADLATLLAKYPEIIARAALAYEPHQIAYYLKELAHGLHAYYNSTQFIVEYEPLRNARLTLVVAVRQVLQNGLKLLSVAAPEKM; via the coding sequence ATGAAGCACCAAGTTGCAGAAATTTTGTCAGAGGTTATCGATCAGTTCAAACAGGAGGGGATTTTAGATGCCTCATTTCAACCCCGTGTGAACGTAGAGAATACCCGCGATAAGTCGCACGGTGACTTCGCGACAAACCTTGCGATGATGTTGACCAAGGTGGTTGGTAAACCTCCTAGAGAGGTTGCTGAAATGATTGTGGCGCGCTTGCCGACATCCGAAGTGATTGAAAAAGTCGAAATTGCCGGCCCAGGGTTTATTAACTTTTTTGTATTGGACGTGGCCAAGTTTGATGTTTTGTCCTCAATTTTAGAAGCGGGTGACACTTTTGGTGAATGTAATGTCGGGCAAGGACGTTCGGTGTTGGTGGAATATGTTTCGGCAAACCCAACGGGACCTTTGCATGTTGGTCATGGCCGAGGGGCAGCTTATGGTGCCAGTGTTGCCAGCTTATTATCAAAAGCAGGCTTTAGAGTTTCTCGCGAGTATTATGTCAATGATGCCGGGCGTCAAATGGATATCTTGGCCGCTTCAACTTGGCTACGTTACCTTCAACACTGTGGTGAAGAATTAATTTTCCCGAGCAATGGCTATAAAGGGGACTATATCTTTGATATTGCGCAGTCTTTATATGAAGAAAAAGGCGACGCATTGAGACAGTCTGCAGAAAGCGTGTTTGAAGGCGTGGCCGATGATGAAGTGACCAATGCAGAAGGTGAAACCTTAGGCGATAAAGAAAAACATATCGATGACTTGATTGAAAAAGCCAAAGCGTTGCTGGGTGAGGAACATTATCGTGTGGTGTTTGATAAAGCGTTAGAGGCGATTCTGGGAGACATCCGCGAGGACCTAGCCGAGTTCGGCGTCGAGTTTGAAAACTGGTTTTCAGAACGCTCTTTGATGGATTCAGGTGTGATTGATGCGGCTCTTGAAAAATTACAGGCAGCCGGCAAAATCTATGAAAAGAAAGGGGCTTTGTGGTTTAAGTCGTCGGAGTATGGCGATGAAAAAGACCGCGTGGTGGTGCGCGAGAATGGTTTGAAAACGTATTTTGCGTCGGATATCGCTTACCATTTCAACAAGCTTGAAAGAGGCTTTGATGTGTTGATTGATATTTGGGGGTCAGATCACCACGGTTATGTCCCACGCGTGAAAGCAGCGATGCAAGCACTGGATACCAACCCTGACGCTTTAGAAGTACTGCTTGTGCAGTTTGCTGTGCTATACCGTGGCGGTGAAAAGCTTGCCATGTCGACACGCTCAGGACAGTTTGTGACTTTACGTGAACTACGAGATGAAGTCGGGGCTGATGCGGCACGGTTCTTTTATGTGCAACGTAAGTCCGAGCAGCATATGGATTTTGATTTGGATTTGGCAAAATCTAAATCAAATGAGAACCCTGTTTATTATATTCAATATGCCCATGCTCGAATTTGTCAGGTACTGTCTTTGGCAGAAGAACGAGGCTATCAATTAGATACAGAAATGGGGCTGGCTAACCTGAACCGTTTGACACAAGAGCCTGAAGCTGATTTGGCAACCTTGTTGGCCAAGTATCCTGAGATTATTGCTCGGGCCGCATTGGCGTATGAGCCCCATCAAATCGCATATTATTTGAAAGAACTTGCACATGGCCTGCATGCGTATTACAACTCAACCCAGTTTATCGTTGAGTATGAACCTTTAAGAAATGCACGCTTGACCTTAGTTGTTGCGGTGCGCCAAGTGTTACAGAATGGTTTAAAATTACTAAGTGTTGCCGCACCGGAAAAGATGTAA
- a CDS encoding SPOR domain-containing protein, with protein sequence MKQYTRDYRHGHSSRQPFQRKSQLTQEEAEPVTSGSSKWIWLVALGLTIALILGFITVQHFAQNGVKSSEKAIQSSVTTTQTPNFNPQTSTAKVAQEKVVSEQKQPLVVESLPATPEQTQEEKPVHYTFYEGLAETEVIVDAVPISVALASPYYIQAGTFGSKEVAQREKNRLKSHGQDLTISVLKQDDRVYYRLRVGPFKDRLAMNKKRNELRALGVDTLLIKAKSN encoded by the coding sequence ATGAAACAGTACACGCGTGATTACCGGCATGGCCATTCATCACGGCAGCCCTTTCAACGCAAATCGCAATTGACGCAAGAGGAAGCCGAGCCGGTTACCTCGGGATCTTCAAAGTGGATTTGGCTTGTTGCTTTAGGGCTGACAATTGCTTTGATTCTTGGTTTTATCACTGTTCAGCACTTTGCACAAAATGGTGTTAAGTCGTCTGAAAAGGCGATTCAATCCTCCGTGACAACAACTCAGACACCGAATTTTAACCCTCAAACGTCTACCGCAAAAGTAGCGCAAGAAAAAGTTGTTTCCGAGCAAAAGCAGCCATTGGTTGTCGAAAGCTTACCTGCGACACCGGAACAGACACAGGAAGAAAAACCGGTGCATTATACTTTTTATGAAGGGTTGGCTGAGACGGAGGTGATTGTGGATGCCGTTCCTATTTCCGTTGCTTTGGCATCTCCTTATTACATTCAAGCGGGAACCTTTGGGTCGAAAGAAGTCGCGCAGAGAGAGAAAAATCGATTAAAGTCGCATGGACAGGATTTGACAATTTCTGTACTGAAACAAGATGACCGGGTTTACTATCGGTTACGCGTTGGGCCTTTCAAGGATCGTTTGGCTATGAATAAAAAGCGAAATGAACTTCGCGCGTTAGGGGTTGATACACTGCTTATTAAAGCGAAATCAAATTAA